One region of Mus musculus strain C57BL/6J chromosome 3, GRCm38.p6 C57BL/6J genomic DNA includes:
- the Mcl1 gene encoding induced myeloid leukemia cell differentiation protein Mcl-1 homolog isoform X1, with protein MFGLRRNAVIGLNLYCGGASLGAGGGSPAGARLVAEEAKARREGGGEAALLPGARVVARPPPVGAEDPDVTASAERRLHKSPGLLAVPPEEMAASAAAAIVSPEEELDGCEPEAIGKRPAVLPLLERVSEAAKSSGADGSLPSTPPPPEEEEDDLYRQSLEIISRYLREQATGSKDSKPLGEAGAAGRRALETLRRVGDGVQRNHETAFQGWVCGVLPRTGPRRRHQKCAAGFCGCCWSRGWSGISNKIAL; from the exons ATGTTTGGCCTGCGGAGAAACGCGGTCATCGGCTTGAACCTGTACTGCGGCGGCGCCAGCCTCGGCGCGGGCGGCGGTTCTCCGGCAGGGGCGCGCCTGGTGGCCGAGGAGGCCAAGGCGCGGcgcgaggggggaggggaggccgcCCTGCTGCCCGGCGCGCGGGTGGTCGCCCGGCCGCCGCCCGTGGGCGCCGAGGACCCCGACGTCACCGCGTCGGCCGAAAGGCGGCTGCATAAGTCGCCCGGCCTCCTCGCCGTGCCGCCCGAGGAGATGGCCGCGTCGGCCGCCGCCGCCATCGTGTCTCCGGAGGAGGAACTGGACGGCTGCGAGCCGGAGGCCATCGGCAAGCGCCCGGCCGTGCTGCCCCTCCTGGAGCGCGTGAGCGAGGCGGCCAAGAGCTCCGGGGCCGACGGCTCTCTGCCCTCCACGCCGCCGCCGCccgaggaggaagaggacgacCTATACCGCCAGTCGCTGGAGATCATCTCGCGCTACTTGCGGGAGCAGGCGACCGGCTCCAAGGACTCGAAGCCTCTGGGCGAGGCGGGCGCGGCGGGCCGGAGAGCGCTGGAGACCCTGCGGCGCGTGGGCGACGGCGTGCAGCGCAACCACGAGACGGCCTTCCAGG gaTGGGTTTGTGGAGTTCTTCCACGTACAGGACCTAGAAGGCGGCATCAGAAATGTGCTGCTGGCTTTTGCGGGTGTTGCTGGAGTAGGGGCTGGTCTGGCATATCTAATAAGATAGCCTTGTGA
- the Mcl1 gene encoding induced myeloid leukemia cell differentiation protein Mcl-1 homolog — MFGLRRNAVIGLNLYCGGASLGAGGGSPAGARLVAEEAKARREGGGEAALLPGARVVARPPPVGAEDPDVTASAERRLHKSPGLLAVPPEEMAASAAAAIVSPEEELDGCEPEAIGKRPAVLPLLERVSEAAKSSGADGSLPSTPPPPEEEEDDLYRQSLEIISRYLREQATGSKDSKPLGEAGAAGRRALETLRRVGDGVQRNHETAFQGMLRKLDIKNEGDVKSFSRVMVHVFKDGVTNWGRIVTLISFGAFVAKHLKSVNQESFIEPLAETITDVLVRTKRDWLVKQRGWDGFVEFFHVQDLEGGIRNVLLAFAGVAGVGAGLAYLIR; from the exons ATGTTTGGCCTGCGGAGAAACGCGGTCATCGGCTTGAACCTGTACTGCGGCGGCGCCAGCCTCGGCGCGGGCGGCGGTTCTCCGGCAGGGGCGCGCCTGGTGGCCGAGGAGGCCAAGGCGCGGcgcgaggggggaggggaggccgcCCTGCTGCCCGGCGCGCGGGTGGTCGCCCGGCCGCCGCCCGTGGGCGCCGAGGACCCCGACGTCACCGCGTCGGCCGAAAGGCGGCTGCATAAGTCGCCCGGCCTCCTCGCCGTGCCGCCCGAGGAGATGGCCGCGTCGGCCGCCGCCGCCATCGTGTCTCCGGAGGAGGAACTGGACGGCTGCGAGCCGGAGGCCATCGGCAAGCGCCCGGCCGTGCTGCCCCTCCTGGAGCGCGTGAGCGAGGCGGCCAAGAGCTCCGGGGCCGACGGCTCTCTGCCCTCCACGCCGCCGCCGCccgaggaggaagaggacgacCTATACCGCCAGTCGCTGGAGATCATCTCGCGCTACTTGCGGGAGCAGGCGACCGGCTCCAAGGACTCGAAGCCTCTGGGCGAGGCGGGCGCGGCGGGCCGGAGAGCGCTGGAGACCCTGCGGCGCGTGGGCGACGGCGTGCAGCGCAACCACGAGACGGCCTTCCAGG GCATGCTCCGGAAACTGGACATTAAAAACGAAGGCGATGTTAAATCTTTTTCTCGAGTAATGGTCCATGTTTTCAAAGATGGCGTAACAAACTGGGGCAGGATTGTGACTCTTATTTCTTTCGGTGCCTTTGTGGCCAAACACTTAAAGAGCGTAAACCAAGAAAGCTTCATCGAACCATTAGCAGAAACTATCACAGATGTTCTTGTAAGGACGAAACGGGACTGGCTTGTCAAACAAAGAGGCTGG gaTGGGTTTGTGGAGTTCTTCCACGTACAGGACCTAGAAGGCGGCATCAGAAATGTGCTGCTGGCTTTTGCGGGTGTTGCTGGAGTAGGGGCTGGTCTGGCATATCTAATAAGATAG